The following are encoded in a window of Arvicanthis niloticus isolate mArvNil1 chromosome 1, mArvNil1.pat.X, whole genome shotgun sequence genomic DNA:
- the Mrpl23 gene encoding large ribosomal subunit protein uL23m isoform X2: protein MEMTRVDLRNYLEQIYNVPVAAVRTRVQHGSNRRRDHKNVRIKKPDYKVAYVQLAHGQTFTFPDLFPEKEPSSPDPLEEELPQQRQSSDPRCPGIPSWFGL, encoded by the exons ATGGA GATGACCAGGGTGGACCTTCGGAATTACCTTGAACAGATTTACAATGTTCCCGTGGCTGCTGTGCGCACACGGGTGCAGCATG GCTCCAACAGGAGGAGGGATCACAAGAATGTGAGGATCAAGAAACCAGACTACAAAGTGGCCTACGTGCAGCTG GCCCATGGGCAGACCTTCACTTTCCCAGATCTTTTTCCAGAGAAGGAGCCCAGTTCTCCagaccctctggaagaggagctaCCCCAGCAGAGGCAAAGCAGCGACCCGCGGTGCCCTGGTATCCCTTCCTGGTTTGGCCTATGA
- the Mrpl23 gene encoding large ribosomal subunit protein uL23m isoform X1 produces the protein MARNVLYPLYQLGGPQLRVFRTNFFIRLVRPGTAQPEDTVQFRIPMEMTRVDLRNYLEQIYNVPVAAVRTRVQHGSNRRRDHKNVRIKKPDYKVAYVQLAHGQTFTFPDLFPEKEPSSPDPLEEELPQQRQSSDPRCPGIPSWFGL, from the exons ATGGCGCGGAATGTGTT ATACCCCCTCTACCAGTTGGGTGGCCCTCAGCTTCGTGTATTTCGAACTAACTTCTTCATTCGGCTGGTGCGGCCTGGTACAGCACAGCCTGAAGATACTGTGCAATTCCGGATCCCCATGGA GATGACCAGGGTGGACCTTCGGAATTACCTTGAACAGATTTACAATGTTCCCGTGGCTGCTGTGCGCACACGGGTGCAGCATG GCTCCAACAGGAGGAGGGATCACAAGAATGTGAGGATCAAGAAACCAGACTACAAAGTGGCCTACGTGCAGCTG GCCCATGGGCAGACCTTCACTTTCCCAGATCTTTTTCCAGAGAAGGAGCCCAGTTCTCCagaccctctggaagaggagctaCCCCAGCAGAGGCAAAGCAGCGACCCGCGGTGCCCTGGTATCCCTTCCTGGTTTGGCCTATGA